A single genomic interval of Halorubrum aethiopicum harbors:
- a CDS encoding response regulator, translating to MTDDPLRVLCVDDEPGLADLVAAYLERDDGFDCETTVETDPNAALERIRAEAFDCVVTDYDMPARTGVELLASARETHPELPFLLFSATEPDEIAAEMVRVGVTDYVSKNGGSEAYTTLIRRVGHAMDGDEERSDGFDAGGVSLDGVCTVAPDGTFEYVCEEYGELYGYDPEDLVGERWQRLHPDEAVEHIRTDVLPAVMEGDRWTGRSTGLRADGSTFPESKMVSTTSDGRLLISVSERGGSGARADD from the coding sequence ATGACCGACGACCCGCTACGCGTGCTCTGTGTCGACGACGAACCCGGACTCGCGGACCTCGTCGCGGCGTACCTCGAGCGCGACGACGGGTTCGACTGCGAGACGACCGTCGAGACCGACCCGAACGCGGCGCTCGAGCGGATCCGTGCGGAGGCGTTCGACTGCGTCGTCACCGACTACGACATGCCCGCCCGAACCGGCGTCGAGCTCCTCGCGTCCGCACGGGAGACGCATCCGGAGCTTCCGTTCCTGCTGTTCTCGGCGACGGAGCCCGACGAGATCGCGGCCGAGATGGTCCGCGTCGGCGTCACCGACTACGTGAGCAAGAACGGCGGTAGCGAGGCGTACACGACGCTCATCCGCCGGGTCGGACACGCGATGGACGGCGACGAGGAGAGGAGCGACGGGTTCGACGCGGGGGGAGTCTCCCTCGACGGGGTCTGTACGGTCGCGCCCGACGGGACCTTCGAGTACGTCTGCGAGGAGTACGGCGAACTGTACGGCTACGACCCCGAGGACCTCGTCGGCGAGCGCTGGCAGCGGCTCCATCCCGACGAGGCGGTCGAACACATCCGGACCGACGTGCTCCCGGCCGTCATGGAGGGCGACCGGTGGACCGGGCGGAGCACCGGTCTCCGGGCCGACGGGAGCACGTTCCCGGAGTCGAAGATGGTGAGCACGACGAGCGACGGCCGCCTCCTCATCTCGGTGTCGGAACGCGGCGGGTCGGGCGCTCGCGCCGACGACTGA
- a CDS encoding DUF4442 domain-containing protein produces the protein MTDSPTGIDRDPEPRPIDPNPPAESLRTRLWRHAFNLLPAYRGTGARVDHIGAAWRYVRVRVPFNWRTRNGLGVTFGGSLYGALDPVYMTMLRRVLGDGFTVWDKSAAIEFIEPGRGTLYAEFELAVDETEALRGTLAPGESTDREYAVSLVDEAGTVHATCRKTLYVRRDE, from the coding sequence GTGACTGACTCCCCGACCGGGATCGACCGCGACCCGGAGCCGCGGCCGATCGATCCGAACCCGCCGGCCGAGAGCCTCCGCACCCGTCTGTGGCGGCACGCGTTCAACCTGCTTCCCGCCTACCGCGGGACCGGCGCGCGGGTCGACCACATCGGCGCGGCGTGGCGGTACGTCCGCGTGCGGGTCCCGTTCAACTGGCGGACGCGGAACGGGCTCGGCGTGACCTTCGGCGGGAGCCTCTACGGCGCGCTCGATCCGGTGTACATGACCATGCTCCGGCGCGTCCTCGGCGACGGGTTCACGGTCTGGGACAAGTCCGCCGCGATCGAGTTCATCGAACCCGGCCGCGGGACGCTGTACGCGGAGTTCGAACTCGCGGTCGACGAGACCGAGGCGCTCCGCGGGACGCTCGCGCCGGGGGAGTCGACCGACCGCGAGTACGCGGTCTCGCTCGTCGACGAGGCGGGGACCGTCCACGCGACCTGTCGGAAGACGCTGTACGTGCGCCGCGACGAGTGA
- the ncsA gene encoding tRNA 2-thiolation protein NcsA has protein sequence MECDKCGADAIHHAAYSGAHLCGEHLCRSVEKRVKRRVREDGLLDPDATPDDPDRWVIGLSGGKDSVVLTHVLDDVFGRDPRVEMLALTIHEGIEGYRDESLDACVELAEDRSIRHEVVSYDDEFGVRMDDVVETDPEDMAPCAYCGVFRRDVLERYAEEFDADKLLTGHNLDDEAQTALMNFLEGDVRQVAKHFDASLGPFDERGETDAFVPRAKPLRDVPEKEVALYCHVRDLPVHMAECPHAAEAYRGEIQSLIHDLEENHPGTRHSIMAGYEELSALTAERYREGGDATDRGGDATDRGGSDDRSLRECTRCGSTTSREVCRKCRLLDSIEAAS, from the coding sequence ATGGAGTGTGACAAGTGCGGGGCCGACGCGATCCACCACGCCGCCTACTCGGGGGCGCACCTCTGTGGCGAGCACCTCTGTCGCTCGGTCGAGAAGCGCGTGAAACGCCGGGTCCGCGAGGACGGGCTGCTCGACCCCGACGCGACCCCCGACGATCCGGACCGCTGGGTGATCGGGCTCTCGGGCGGGAAGGACAGCGTGGTCCTCACCCACGTCCTCGACGACGTGTTCGGAAGGGATCCCCGCGTCGAGATGCTCGCGCTCACGATCCACGAGGGGATCGAGGGCTACCGCGACGAGAGCCTCGACGCCTGCGTCGAACTCGCCGAGGACCGCTCGATCCGCCACGAGGTCGTCTCCTACGACGACGAGTTCGGCGTCCGCATGGACGACGTGGTCGAGACGGACCCGGAGGACATGGCCCCGTGTGCGTACTGTGGCGTGTTCCGCCGGGACGTCCTCGAACGATACGCCGAGGAGTTCGACGCCGACAAGCTGCTGACCGGCCACAACCTCGACGACGAGGCCCAGACCGCGCTGATGAACTTCCTCGAGGGCGACGTCCGGCAGGTCGCGAAACACTTCGACGCCTCGCTCGGCCCCTTCGACGAGCGCGGCGAGACCGACGCGTTCGTCCCCCGCGCCAAGCCGCTTCGGGACGTGCCGGAAAAGGAGGTCGCGCTCTACTGTCACGTCCGCGACCTCCCGGTCCACATGGCCGAGTGTCCCCACGCCGCCGAGGCGTACCGCGGCGAGATCCAGTCGCTGATCCACGACCTCGAGGAGAACCACCCCGGCACGCGCCACTCGATCATGGCCGGCTACGAGGAGCTGTCGGCGCTCACCGCGGAGCGGTATCGGGAGGGCGGCGACGCGACCGATCGCGGAGGCGACGCGACCGACCGCGGCGGCAGCGACGACCGGTCGCTTCGCGAGTGTACCCGCTGCGGCTCGACGACCAGCCGCGAGGTGTGTCGGAAGTGTCGGCTGCTCGATTCGATCGAGGCGGCGTCGTAG
- the ftsZ gene encoding cell division protein FtsZ: MQDLVQDALDNAEAEKREMDASMDDDEFGDPRIVIVGAGGAGNNTVNRLYNIGVDGADTVAINTDKQHLKMIEADTKILVGKSLTQGLGAGGDPKMGERATEMAQGTIKEVLGDADLVFVTAGMGGGTGTGAAPVVSKIAKEQGAIVVGMVSTPFNVERARTVKAEEGLESLRNEADSIIVLDNNRLLDYVPNLPIGKAFSVMDQIIAETVKGISETITQPSLINLDYADMSTIMNQGGVAVMLVGETQDKNKTQEVVNDAMNHPLLDVDYRGASGGLVHITGGPDLTLKEAEGIANNITERLEASANVIWGARIQDEYKGKVRVMAIMTGVQSAQVLGPSTQKQADKSRAAVDADDLGDSRSRATEATNGAQGSGGSERAAWESDGGTEPVETNNGLDVIR, translated from the coding sequence ATGCAGGATCTCGTTCAGGACGCCCTCGACAACGCGGAAGCGGAGAAGCGCGAGATGGACGCCAGCATGGACGACGACGAGTTCGGGGACCCCCGTATCGTCATCGTCGGTGCCGGCGGCGCGGGAAACAACACCGTCAACCGCCTGTACAACATCGGCGTCGACGGTGCCGACACCGTCGCGATCAACACGGACAAACAGCACCTCAAGATGATCGAGGCCGACACCAAGATCCTCGTGGGCAAGTCGCTCACGCAGGGGCTGGGTGCCGGCGGCGACCCCAAGATGGGCGAGCGCGCGACGGAGATGGCCCAGGGGACGATAAAGGAGGTGCTCGGTGACGCCGACCTCGTCTTCGTCACGGCCGGGATGGGCGGCGGCACCGGAACCGGTGCCGCCCCCGTCGTCTCGAAGATCGCCAAAGAGCAGGGCGCTATCGTCGTCGGGATGGTCTCGACGCCGTTCAACGTCGAGCGCGCCCGCACGGTGAAAGCCGAGGAGGGGTTAGAGAGCCTCCGCAACGAGGCCGACTCGATCATCGTCCTCGACAACAACCGCCTGCTCGATTACGTCCCGAACCTGCCGATCGGGAAGGCGTTCTCCGTGATGGACCAGATCATCGCGGAGACGGTGAAGGGGATCTCCGAGACGATCACCCAGCCGAGCCTCATCAACCTGGACTACGCCGACATGTCCACCATCATGAACCAGGGCGGCGTGGCCGTCATGCTCGTCGGCGAGACCCAGGACAAGAACAAGACCCAGGAGGTGGTCAACGACGCGATGAACCACCCCCTCCTCGACGTCGACTACCGCGGTGCCTCCGGCGGGCTCGTCCACATCACGGGCGGCCCCGACCTCACGCTGAAGGAGGCCGAGGGGATCGCGAACAACATCACCGAGCGACTGGAGGCGAGCGCCAACGTCATCTGGGGCGCTCGCATCCAGGACGAGTACAAGGGGAAGGTCCGCGTCATGGCGATCATGACGGGCGTCCAGAGCGCGCAGGTGCTCGGCCCGTCGACCCAGAAGCAGGCGGACAAGTCCCGCGCCGCGGTCGACGCCGACGACCTCGGCGACTCCCGCTCGCGGGCGACCGAGGCGACGAACGGAGCTCAGGGATCCGGCGGCTCCGAGCGCGCCGCCTGGGAGTCCGACGGCGGCACCGAGCCCGTCGAGACGAACAACGGGCTCGACGTCATCCGCTGA
- a CDS encoding ribbon-helix-helix domain-containing protein, which yields MERVTLRIPKQQIDEVEQMVETGEFPNRSEAIRSAVRDMLSEQDGEREERGRNRSWAKV from the coding sequence ATGGAGCGTGTGACACTACGGATCCCGAAACAGCAGATAGACGAGGTCGAACAGATGGTCGAGACGGGGGAGTTCCCGAACCGGAGCGAGGCGATCCGGTCGGCCGTCCGCGACATGTTGAGCGAACAGGACGGCGAGCGCGAGGAGCGCGGCCGCAACCGCAGCTGGGCCAAGGTGTAG
- a CDS encoding double zinc ribbon domain-containing protein, translating to MSKITFRADDDLVERLEACDASKSEVMREALRAHLDDAADGTDADAPEGSVDDALTERIDDLIADRLDAALTERLGAPDRRDPENAYTPSTPGEINVNVTLDAPGADDGDTRVTRKTEPEPEPETRKTRADRGVQTGENVCGGCGENVPEDHVYCPNCGEKQSHRAFCECGDEVRTDWAFCPGCGRRTPAADVLKDR from the coding sequence ATGAGCAAGATCACCTTCCGAGCCGACGACGACCTCGTCGAGCGGCTGGAAGCGTGTGACGCCTCCAAAAGCGAGGTGATGCGCGAGGCGCTCCGCGCTCACCTCGACGACGCGGCCGACGGGACGGACGCGGACGCCCCCGAGGGAAGCGTGGACGACGCCCTCACGGAACGGATCGACGACCTGATCGCCGACCGGCTCGACGCGGCGTTGACGGAGCGACTCGGCGCTCCGGATCGCCGCGACCCCGAAAACGCGTATACGCCGTCTACGCCGGGTGAGATCAACGTAAACGTCACGCTCGACGCCCCTGGGGCCGACGACGGGGACACGCGTGTGACACGGAAGACGGAGCCCGAGCCAGAGCCGGAAACGCGTAAGACACGTGCGGACCGCGGGGTGCAAACGGGCGAAAACGTCTGCGGCGGATGCGGCGAAAACGTTCCGGAGGACCACGTATACTGCCCGAACTGCGGTGAGAAGCAGTCGCATCGAGCCTTCTGTGAGTGCGGTGACGAGGTCCGAACGGACTGGGCGTTCTGTCCCGGCTGCGGCCGGCGAACCCCAGCCGCGGACGTGTTGAAGGACCGATAA
- a CDS encoding DUF7518 family protein encodes MSNRVEDLERQVAELQAAVNGLTEELVEMKERVRQVEDAQEVAVDAEAAAAVPEEPPSDESDASDAPTESERRTHSDDHVEVVERTGGPSSPGEAAGSDPERADAESPAAEDGEPAPETAGDGEAADADGGDAEDGESDDSDIIVA; translated from the coding sequence ATGAGTAACCGCGTCGAGGACCTCGAACGGCAGGTCGCGGAGCTGCAGGCGGCGGTCAACGGGCTCACCGAGGAGCTCGTGGAGATGAAAGAGCGCGTCCGACAGGTGGAGGACGCCCAGGAGGTGGCGGTCGACGCGGAGGCCGCCGCGGCCGTCCCCGAGGAGCCGCCGTCGGACGAGTCCGACGCGTCCGACGCGCCGACGGAGAGCGAACGCCGGACGCACTCCGACGACCACGTCGAGGTCGTCGAACGGACCGGCGGCCCCTCGAGCCCCGGGGAGGCGGCCGGCAGCGATCCCGAGCGCGCGGACGCGGAGTCGCCCGCCGCCGAGGACGGGGAGCCCGCTCCCGAGACGGCGGGAGACGGCGAGGCCGCCGACGCGGACGGCGGCGACGCCGAGGACGGGGAGTCCGACGACAGCGACATCATCGTCGCGTAA
- the smc gene encoding chromosome segregation protein SMC: protein MHITEVVLDGFKSFGRTTRIPFYEDFTVVTGPNGSGKSNIIDGILFALGLARTRGIRAKKLTDLIYNPGHEDGEAAGGPKEASVTVVLSNEDGTLDRSQVVSAAGSENVGDVSEITIKRRVKETEENYYSYYYLNGRSVNLSDVRDLLAAAGVTPEGYNVVMQGDVTEIINMTPYQRRGIIDEIAGVAEFDEKKEAAFEELDTVKDRIGEADLRIDEKRERLDQLSEERETALEYQSLREELEQYRGYRQASELEDKRDSFADVEAEIEEAEAELEELRVELDTRQGTVTRLEEDLADLNHEIETKGEDEQIAIRSEIEEIKGEISRLEGKIEAAEERADDAETERRNAFVQIDRKQETIDDLESEIRETKVEKASLKSELATKRSELAEVEAEIEGADTEFDELKDELADKKERLESLREEKNRHQREKDRLLDEARRRSNAVEETRADLDAAREEVPDLKARISELRGELDKAEKNESKIEDVVADLFAEKAERKEELEAVEDDLREKQNEYAKLEAAASERGDTSWPRAVTEVKNGGIDGVHGAVGELGSVEAEYAEACETAAGGRLANVVVDDDGVGSTCIDYLKQRNAGRATFLPITKMDDRGLPRKPSMPGVVDFARNLVEYDSRYESVFSYVLGSTLVVEDMATARDLMGDYRMVTLEGDLVEKSGAMTGGSGGGSRYAFTKSGGGKLERLAEEIGELEDERRELEAAIDDLDADIDDARERKADAADRVRSLEGDVERAEEELAETEARIEELEAELEELRAERESVDEEMNGIDETIDALDADVDRLEGDVEEIEAELADSKIPELSEEADGIREEIAELEDRMDDLDARQNELELEKEYAEEAVDDLHDTVEEAQNRKSEAEEAIADHEETIAEKEETLEAKRESIAELEAEIADLKEDREALREEIREATRKRDEQRSLVADAESELSDLTDRRDRLEWEIDELESQVGEYDPEEVPDIDEVESRIEEVEAEMEALEPVNMLAIDEYDEVEAELETLEERRDVLVEERDAITERIEGYEAEKKATFMETFESINDHFRDIFSRLSAGSGELLLENPEDPFEEGLTMKAQPADKPVQRLEAMSGGEKSLTALSFIFAVQRHNPAPFYALDEIDAFLDAVNAERVGEMIEELAADAQFVVVGHRSALLERSDRAIGVTMQGDNLSAVTGMRFGGDGDGDEEAEVSADD from the coding sequence ATGCACATCACTGAAGTAGTCCTGGACGGTTTCAAGAGCTTCGGGCGGACCACGAGGATCCCCTTCTACGAGGACTTCACGGTCGTCACGGGGCCGAACGGCTCCGGGAAGTCGAACATCATCGACGGGATCCTGTTCGCGCTCGGGCTGGCGCGCACCCGCGGGATCCGAGCCAAGAAGCTCACCGACCTCATCTACAACCCCGGCCACGAGGACGGCGAGGCGGCCGGCGGCCCGAAGGAGGCGTCCGTCACCGTCGTCCTGTCGAACGAGGACGGGACGCTCGACCGCTCCCAGGTCGTCTCGGCGGCCGGCTCCGAGAACGTCGGCGACGTCTCGGAGATCACGATCAAACGGCGGGTGAAGGAGACCGAGGAGAACTACTACTCGTACTACTACCTCAACGGGCGCTCCGTGAACCTCTCCGACGTTCGCGACCTGCTCGCGGCCGCCGGCGTCACGCCGGAGGGCTACAACGTCGTCATGCAGGGCGACGTGACCGAGATCATCAACATGACCCCCTACCAGCGGCGGGGGATAATCGACGAGATCGCGGGCGTCGCGGAGTTCGACGAGAAGAAGGAGGCCGCCTTCGAGGAGCTCGACACGGTGAAAGACCGGATCGGAGAGGCCGACCTCCGGATCGACGAGAAACGGGAGCGGCTCGATCAGCTCTCCGAGGAGCGCGAGACCGCCCTCGAGTACCAGTCGCTCCGCGAGGAGCTCGAGCAGTACCGCGGGTATCGGCAGGCCTCGGAGCTGGAGGACAAACGCGACTCGTTCGCCGACGTCGAAGCGGAGATCGAGGAGGCGGAGGCGGAACTCGAGGAGCTCCGCGTCGAACTCGACACCAGACAGGGGACGGTCACCCGCCTCGAGGAGGACCTGGCCGACCTCAACCACGAGATCGAGACCAAAGGCGAGGACGAACAGATCGCCATCCGGTCGGAGATCGAGGAGATCAAAGGCGAGATCTCCCGGCTGGAGGGGAAGATCGAGGCGGCCGAGGAACGCGCCGACGACGCCGAGACGGAACGGCGGAACGCGTTCGTCCAGATCGACCGCAAACAGGAGACGATAGACGACCTCGAGTCGGAGATCCGGGAGACGAAAGTCGAGAAGGCGTCGCTCAAGTCCGAGCTCGCGACGAAGCGGTCGGAGCTGGCGGAGGTGGAAGCCGAGATCGAGGGAGCAGACACCGAGTTCGACGAGCTGAAGGACGAGCTCGCCGACAAGAAGGAGCGGCTCGAGTCCCTCCGCGAGGAGAAGAACCGCCACCAGCGCGAGAAGGACCGGCTGCTCGACGAGGCCCGCCGGCGCTCGAACGCGGTCGAGGAGACCCGTGCGGACCTCGATGCGGCCCGCGAGGAGGTCCCCGACCTGAAAGCCCGGATCTCCGAGCTCCGCGGCGAGCTCGACAAAGCCGAGAAGAACGAGTCGAAGATCGAGGACGTCGTCGCCGACCTCTTCGCCGAGAAGGCCGAACGGAAGGAGGAGTTGGAGGCGGTCGAGGACGACCTCCGCGAGAAGCAGAACGAGTACGCGAAGCTGGAGGCGGCCGCGAGCGAGCGGGGCGACACCTCCTGGCCGCGGGCGGTCACCGAGGTGAAGAACGGCGGCATCGACGGCGTCCACGGCGCGGTCGGCGAGCTCGGCTCCGTCGAGGCGGAGTACGCCGAGGCGTGTGAGACCGCCGCCGGCGGGCGGCTCGCGAACGTCGTCGTCGACGACGACGGCGTCGGATCGACGTGTATCGACTACCTGAAGCAACGGAACGCGGGGCGGGCGACGTTCCTGCCGATCACGAAGATGGACGACCGCGGTCTCCCCCGCAAACCCTCGATGCCGGGCGTCGTCGACTTCGCGCGGAACCTCGTCGAGTACGACTCGCGGTACGAGTCGGTCTTCTCGTACGTGCTCGGCTCGACGCTCGTCGTCGAGGACATGGCGACCGCCCGCGATCTGATGGGCGACTACCGGATGGTCACCCTCGAGGGCGACCTCGTCGAGAAGTCGGGCGCGATGACCGGCGGCTCCGGCGGCGGCTCCCGGTACGCGTTCACGAAGTCCGGCGGCGGCAAGCTCGAGCGGCTCGCCGAGGAGATCGGCGAGTTGGAGGACGAGCGGCGCGAACTCGAGGCCGCGATCGACGACCTGGACGCCGACATCGACGACGCCCGCGAGCGGAAGGCGGACGCCGCGGACCGCGTCCGATCGCTGGAGGGCGACGTCGAACGCGCCGAGGAGGAACTCGCGGAGACCGAGGCCCGGATCGAGGAGCTGGAGGCGGAACTCGAGGAGCTCCGCGCGGAGCGCGAGTCGGTCGACGAGGAGATGAACGGGATCGACGAGACGATCGACGCGCTCGACGCGGACGTCGACCGGCTGGAGGGCGACGTCGAGGAGATCGAGGCCGAGCTCGCCGACTCGAAGATTCCGGAGCTCTCCGAGGAGGCAGACGGGATCCGCGAGGAGATCGCCGAGCTGGAAGATCGCATGGACGACCTCGACGCCCGGCAGAACGAGCTGGAGCTCGAAAAGGAGTACGCCGAGGAGGCCGTCGACGACCTCCACGACACGGTCGAGGAGGCACAGAACAGAAAGAGCGAGGCCGAGGAGGCGATCGCCGACCACGAGGAGACCATCGCCGAGAAGGAGGAGACGCTGGAGGCCAAACGCGAGTCGATAGCGGAGCTGGAAGCGGAGATCGCGGACCTGAAGGAGGACCGCGAGGCGCTCCGCGAGGAGATCCGGGAGGCGACACGGAAGCGCGACGAACAGCGTTCGCTCGTCGCCGACGCGGAGTCCGAGCTCTCCGATCTCACGGACCGGCGGGACCGCCTGGAGTGGGAGATCGACGAGCTGGAGTCGCAGGTCGGCGAGTACGACCCCGAGGAGGTCCCCGACATCGACGAGGTCGAGTCGCGGATCGAGGAGGTGGAAGCCGAGATGGAGGCGCTGGAGCCGGTCAACATGCTCGCGATAGACGAGTACGACGAGGTCGAGGCCGAGCTCGAGACGCTCGAGGAGCGCCGCGACGTGCTCGTCGAGGAGCGCGACGCGATCACCGAACGGATCGAGGGGTACGAGGCGGAGAAGAAGGCGACGTTCATGGAGACGTTCGAGTCGATAAACGACCACTTCCGCGACATCTTCTCACGGCTGTCGGCCGGCAGCGGCGAGCTCCTCCTGGAGAACCCCGAGGACCCCTTCGAGGAGGGACTGACGATGAAGGCACAGCCGGCGGACAAGCCGGTCCAGCGGCTCGAGGCGATGAGCGGCGGGGAGAAGTCGCTGACCGCGCTCTCCTTCATCTTCGCGGTCCAGCGACACAACCCCGCTCCGTTCTACGCGCTCGACGAGATCGACGCCTTCCTCGACGCGGTCAACGCCGAGCGGGTCGGCGAGATGATAGAGGAGCTGGCCGCCGACGCCCAGTTCGTCGTGGTCGGGCACCGCTCGGCGCTTTTAGAGCGCTCGGACCGCGCCATCGGCGTCACGATGCAGGGCGACAACCTCTCCGCCGTGACCGGGATGCGGTTCGGCGGGGACGGCGACGGCGACGAGGAGGCGGAGGTGAGCGCGGATGACTGA
- a CDS encoding segregation and condensation protein A: MTDDGSADAGAGGGVPDLDLTSDRDGAGDPPPFGGDASDSAATATDDSDPAAEPDPATGPDPDEGEVEPVELLVQLAEEGEIEPWDIDIVRVTDAFLERLDETDLRTTGRALFYASVLLRMKSDGMLAEDDEDDEPEREPWEAAMEGGAADPADPEFDPIDRLEAEMDRRLDRKNTRGSPETLDELVRELREAERDSWWKESREYDTSESPTGYGRGTQTLDYHAGDEFRRDGEPTAGEATDRTHDEDIEEVIGEVETALRPHFEGGRAEVLFAEVESAGGRPFMTFLALLFMAHRGSVRLRQDDLFGDLWIGDPAAATGESEALAD; encoded by the coding sequence ATGACTGACGACGGCTCGGCAGACGCCGGAGCGGGCGGCGGCGTGCCCGATCTGGACCTGACGAGCGACCGCGACGGGGCGGGAGATCCCCCACCGTTCGGCGGCGACGCCTCCGACTCCGCCGCGACCGCGACGGATGATTCCGATCCCGCCGCCGAACCCGATCCGGCGACCGGTCCCGACCCCGACGAGGGCGAGGTCGAGCCCGTCGAGCTGCTCGTCCAGCTCGCGGAGGAGGGCGAGATCGAGCCGTGGGACATCGACATCGTCCGGGTGACCGACGCCTTCCTCGAGAGGCTCGACGAGACGGACCTCCGGACGACGGGTCGCGCGCTGTTCTACGCGAGCGTCCTGCTCCGGATGAAAAGCGACGGAATGCTCGCCGAGGACGACGAGGACGACGAGCCCGAGCGGGAGCCGTGGGAGGCGGCGATGGAGGGCGGTGCCGCCGACCCCGCCGACCCGGAGTTCGACCCGATCGACCGGCTGGAGGCGGAGATGGACCGGCGGCTCGACCGCAAGAACACCCGCGGGTCGCCGGAGACGCTCGACGAGCTGGTCCGCGAGCTTCGCGAGGCGGAACGCGACTCCTGGTGGAAGGAGTCCCGCGAGTACGACACCTCGGAGTCGCCGACCGGCTACGGCCGGGGGACCCAGACGCTGGATTACCACGCCGGCGACGAGTTCCGCCGCGACGGCGAGCCGACCGCCGGGGAGGCGACCGACCGCACCCACGACGAGGACATCGAGGAGGTGATAGGGGAGGTGGAGACCGCCCTCCGTCCGCACTTCGAGGGCGGGCGCGCGGAGGTGCTGTTCGCCGAGGTGGAGTCGGCGGGCGGCCGCCCGTTCATGACGTTCCTCGCGCTGCTTTTCATGGCCCACCGGGGAAGCGTCCGGCTCCGCCAGGACGACCTGTTCGGCGACCTCTGGATCGGCGACCCTGCGGCGGCGACGGGCGAGAGCGAGGCGCTCGCGGACTGA
- a CDS encoding glycosyltransferase — protein sequence MREFVATDPALAAVVAALWIALLLYGLSAVWWVFESAVLARGGRVDPEDVEWGYEDVQVRILTIDAEAVVQATVNAVPDGLDDVRVIAEAPIDVDGALVHVVPEEFECAATNKGRAVEWARREVPCDREYVLYLDEDTIMAGFEGLPDADVVQFTEKPLYTGSRIAYLSEVFRVGYQYEQFAFRRLNYPLYAWGGGVAIRRSLEDAITWDVATITEDTNFIWRAADREGVSFAVLDVRFRNQAPPSLRAMAKQRRRWISGTRADGHLLPSLYRPLYYTRIVAWAFSPLVPLLVFAAAVFPGTAPGMEWYRTASLALFGVLFVYTLVGASGYDKHPLTWPLYLLLTPIAFLAHSVGALWGVVSPVTTFEVTEKVTPETVESVHETMDEGALSSHDGSERLTRESDEEFTFDVFDD from the coding sequence GTGAGGGAGTTCGTCGCGACCGACCCCGCGCTCGCGGCCGTGGTCGCCGCGCTGTGGATCGCCCTGCTGTTGTACGGCCTGTCGGCGGTCTGGTGGGTCTTCGAGTCGGCGGTGCTCGCCCGGGGCGGCCGGGTCGACCCCGAGGACGTGGAGTGGGGCTACGAGGACGTCCAGGTCCGGATACTCACGATCGACGCGGAGGCGGTGGTCCAGGCGACCGTGAACGCGGTCCCGGACGGGCTCGACGACGTGCGGGTGATCGCCGAGGCACCGATCGACGTCGACGGCGCGTTGGTCCACGTCGTCCCCGAGGAGTTCGAGTGCGCGGCGACGAACAAGGGGCGGGCGGTCGAGTGGGCGCGCCGCGAGGTGCCCTGCGACCGCGAGTACGTCCTCTACCTCGACGAGGACACGATCATGGCCGGCTTCGAGGGGCTGCCCGACGCCGACGTGGTCCAGTTCACGGAGAAGCCGCTGTACACGGGGTCGCGGATCGCGTACCTCAGCGAGGTGTTTCGGGTGGGTTACCAGTACGAGCAGTTCGCGTTCCGTCGGTTGAACTACCCGCTGTACGCGTGGGGCGGCGGGGTCGCGATCCGGCGCTCGCTGGAGGACGCGATCACGTGGGACGTCGCGACGATCACGGAGGACACGAACTTCATCTGGCGGGCGGCGGACCGGGAGGGCGTCTCCTTCGCCGTGCTCGACGTGCGGTTCCGCAACCAGGCACCGCCGTCCCTGCGGGCGATGGCGAAACAGCGCCGCCGATGGATCTCCGGCACCCGCGCGGACGGGCACCTCCTCCCCTCCCTCTACCGGCCGTTGTACTACACGCGCATCGTCGCGTGGGCGTTCTCGCCGCTGGTCCCGCTCCTCGTGTTCGCCGCCGCCGTCTTCCCCGGCACGGCACCCGGGATGGAGTGGTATCGGACCGCGTCGCTCGCGCTGTTCGGCGTCCTGTTCGTCTACACGCTCGTCGGCGCGTCGGGGTACGACAAACACCCGCTCACGTGGCCGCTGTACCTCCTCTTGACGCCGATCGCCTTCCTCGCGCACTCGGTCGGGGCGCTGTGGGGCGTCGTCAGCCCGGTGACGACCTTCGAGGTGACGGAGAAGGTGACGCCCGAGACGGTCGAGTCCGTCCACGAGACGATGGACGAGGGCGCGTTGAGCAGCCACGACGGTTCCGAGCGGCTGACTCGCGAGTCCGACGAGGAGTTCACGTTCGACGTGTTCGACGACTGA